The sequence TGATCTTGCCGGTCGCTGCCAGGTGCTCCATCGCCTTGTACGGGTCGATGCCTGCAGCGCTGTACACGGTGCCGGTCACGTCCTGAATCGCCACCACTTTGGCCCCGTGGTCGTGGAAGATGCGGGCAGCGGCGTTGCCCACGTTGCCGAAGCCCTGCACGGCCACGCGCGCGCCTTCCATGTCAATGCCCAGCTTCTTCATGGCCTCTGCGCCGGTCACGAACACGCCGCGCCCGGTGGCGTCGCTGCGCCCCAGCGACCCGCCCAGGCTGATGGGCTTGCCGGTCACCACGCCGGTGGCGGTGCGGCCCACGTTCATGGAGTAGGTGTCCATCATCCAGGCCATGATTTGGGGGTTGGTGTTCACGTCGGGGGCAGGAATGTCCTTTTCCGGGCCGATAATCAGGCCGATTTCGGTGGTAAAGCGCCGGGTCAGACGTTCCAGCTCGCCCTGGCTGTACTTGCGGGGGTCGATGCGGATACCGCCTTTACCGCCGCCGTAGGGCACGTTCACAGCAGCGTTCTTGATGGTCATCCAGGCGGACAGCGCCATCACTTCCGACAGGTTCACGTCCTGGTGGTAGCGGATACCACCCTTGGCCGGGCCGCGCGAGGTGTTGTGCTGCACGCGGTAGCCCTCGAAGTGGGCCACGCTGCCGTCGTCCAGGTGAATCGGCACGTCCACCACCAGGATGCGTTTGGGGCGCTTAAGCGTTTCCACCCAGTAGGCCAGGTTGCCCAAGTAAGGGGTAACGCGGTCCACCTGCTCCAGGAAAATCTCGTAGGGGCCGATGTTGTTGGGGTCCAGATAAGAGGGCAGGTCGTGCAGAGCAGGCTTGGCGGCAGCCGGCTGCGGTGCCTGAGGCTGGGCGGGTTTGGAATCGGTGGTCATGGCAGCTCCTTTGCAAGGTTGGGGGAAGTTGGGTGGTTCAGGGGTAGACGCCGCGCATCTCGGTGGCGCCGGCAATCCGGCTCAGGGCCAGCGTGTAGGCGGCGGTGCGCATTTCGGTGCCGTGCCGGTTCATCAGCTCCAGCACCTCGTCCAGGGCGCGGTTGATGTGCCCCTCCACGACTTTTTCGATTTCGCTCTCGGTCCAGAAGAAGTTGGTGTGCGACTGCACCCACTCCACGTAGTTCACGACCACACCGCCGATAGAGGCCACCAGGTCGGGCAGCACATGGATGTCTTTGCTGCGCAAATAGCGTTCCGCTTCAGGCAGCACGGCGCGGTTGGTGGCTTCCACCAGGTAGCGGGCGCGCACCGTGTGGGCATTGCCAGCATTCACCGTGCCGAAGTCGTAGGCCAGAATCAGGGCGTCCACGTCCAGCTCCAGCAGTTCTTCTCCGGTAATGTCCAGGCCAAAACCGCACACGCTGCCGGTTTGCTCGCGCCAGGCGGCCAGGGCGTCCAGGTCCAGGCCACTGCTGGCGTACACGGCGCCGTCGCGGTCGCTGACCGCCACCACCAGAGCGCCCTGCTCACGCAGCAGCCGGGCCGCTTTGGACCCGACATCTCCGTAGCCGAACACGGCCACGCGAGCATTCTTGACGCCGGTGCCGTCATTCTCCAGGGCGCGGGCCGTGACCATCGCGGCACTTTGCCCACGGGCGTCCTTGCTGCCATACGAGCCGCCGAGTGCGATGGGTTTGCCGACCACCATGCCACTGATGGAGGTGCCGCGCCCCTCGTTGAAGGCGTCGAAAATCCAGGCCATGTTCTGCGAGTCGGTGCCCACGTCGGGGGCCAGGATGTCCTCGTTGGGGCCGAGCAACTCCACCAGCTCGGAGGTATAGCGCCGGGTCAGGCCCTCAAGTTCGTGGGCGCTGAGGCTGGCCGGGTCCACGTCCACCCCGCCCTTGGCGCCGCCCAGCGGCAGGTCGGCCACGGCCGCCTTGAGGGTCATGATGGCGGCCAGCACCTCGCACTCGTGGCGCGTGAGGCCCTCGCGGAAGCGCACCCCGCCGATGCTGGGGCCACGGGCGTTGGAATGCACGGCGCGGTAGCCGGTAAAGACGCGTACCTGTCCGTCGTCCATCTTGACCGGCAGGTTGACCTTGACGCTGCGGCGGGGATACCTGAAATAGGCGAGGGTGTGGTCCGTCACCTCGCAGTACGGCAGGGCTTCTTGAAGCTGTTCCATCAGCCCCTGCCAATTGAGTCCTGAAACCCTCATCTGGGCCTCCTTGGGAAAGAAAATGGGATGGCGTGCAGCATGAACGTGCTCAGGCCGCAGCGGCAGGGAAGGGCCCGGCCCGCCAGCAGACGTGCAGCTGAGATGAAGAGCAGATTCATAATGACGCTATGAGCATACACGCTCGCTGCGTCCTTGTGGCTCAGGCAGGTCGCCGTGCCTGCCCGGTTCTATTTTCTCGCTGCCGTCTGTATTTTCTTGCTTGACCCGGGGCGAAATCTGCCGTCTGATAGAGCAGAAGGGTTCCTGCATCCTCTGCCGATATGCAGCGGCGATACAGCCGGGCACAAGTGTCAGAACATGGAGCGCAGAAGATGAGCCGCCGTTCAGACCGGCAGGGCCAGGCGGTCCAGCAGGGTTTCCAGCTCCTGGCGGGCCGGGGAGGCCGGCAGGTCCAGCAAGGCGGCGCGGGCCAGCTCCAGCCGGCGGGCCACCTCACGCCAGCCGGCCTCGGCCGCTCCGTACTCGGCGCACAGCGCCTGTACCCGCGCCAGGTCGCCCCCGTGCGCGGCGCGGCGCAGCAAGATGGCGCGGACCTCCTCGCCGGCGGGCGTGTCTAGCAGCTGCAGCACGGCAAAAGTGGCCTTGCCCTCGCGCAGGTCGCTGCCCACGGGCTTGCCCAGGTCCTCCTCGCGGCCCAGCAGGTCCAGCAGGTCATCGCGAATCTGAAAGGCCATGCCCAGTTCGCGCCCGTACTGCCGCAGGGCCTGTTCCTGCGCGGCGGAGGCACCCAGCAGGAGCGCTGGAGCGGCGGCGGCCAGTTCCAGCAGCGCGGCCGTCTTGCCGTAGATGATGCGGCTGTACTGTTCGGGGGTGGGGTTGCCGTAGGCGGCCACCTGAAACTGCAGCACCTCGCCCTCGCAGATGACGCTGGCGACCTCGCCAAAGGCGCGGGTCAGCCGGGCGGCGGCGGGCAGTTCGGACAGCAGCATCAGCAGCCGCGCCAGCATGAAGTCGCCGCTCATCACGCTGACCACGTTGCCGTAGCGCCGGAACGCCGCCTCCTGCCCGCGCCGGGTGTCGGCGTCGTCAATCAGGTCGTCGTGCAGCAGCGAGGCCGAGTGCAGCAGCTCGATACAGATGGCCAGCGCCAGAGCGTCGCCGTGGTGGCCGCCTGCATCTTCTGGGGCGCCGACCTGCAGCGCTTGGGCGCTGAGCAGCGTGACCAGCGGGCGCAGGCGTTTGCCGCCCGCGGCGACCAGGTCCTCACCAATCAGCTCGATAAATTCCACTTCCGAGCGCAGCACTTCGCGCAGCCGCTGCTCGAACGCCGGGGGCAGGCCCGCACTCAGAGAATCAGCACTTGCAGCAGAGGCCACGGGCGCAGCGGGCCGGGGGGGAACGGAAGGCTGATTCATGCCTGGCCAGTATAGAAAACGTCGGGGGGGCCAGGAAGGATACCTGCCCCCTTTGCTCGGGCCGTTCCCTGCCTGACCACCAGAACAAAGGGCGCCGGCCTGCTGCGCCGGGATGGATGCACCTGCGCGGCGCACACACAAACATGCTAAAAAAGGGGTATATGGAAAGCGTCGTCGCTCTGTTTCAAACTCCCCAGCAGGCTGCCCGGGCCCTGCAGGTTCTTGAGTCGCGCGGCTTTGACCGCGACCGCCTGGGGTTCGCCTGCACCAACGCTGTCACCCAGAGCGAGGTGGCCAGCGCCACCGGCATCAGCCCCGAAGAGGGCGCACCGGCCGGCGCGGGCGGCGTCATCAAGGGTGCCATCATGGGTGCGCTGGCTGGCCTGGCCCTCACGGTGCCGGTGTGGATTCTGCTGGCGCTGATTCCCGCGACCCGGGTGTATGTGGACGGCGGCATGTACGGCGCCCTGTTCGGCCTGCTGGGCGGCATGACCCTGGGCGGTCTGTTCGGTGCCATCTCCGGCTCGGACCACGGCGACTATGTGCGGCTGCTGCGCGGTTTTGGCATGCCGACGCCGCACGCCGAGCGCGTCTACGACCGCATGAAGGACGGCGAGGTTCTGGTGATTGCCCGTGACACGGACCTCAGCCGCACCGCCGAGGCTTCGGGCGTGCTGCGCCAGCTGGGCGCCGTGTCGCTGGAAAGCGTGGACACCGCCGGTCAGGCTCCTGGCGAGGAGATTCCCCTGCAGAGCGAAGGCCGCGCCGACCGCGCCGCGCAGCAGGCCAGCGAAGGCGCTGGCGCCGTGAACACCACGCCCTCCGAGAGCGTGCGTGCCGAAGCCGAGCAGGTCGAGGCCGGCCGCAGCCGCTGACGCTTTCCCTCCGGCGTTTTCCGGGCCACCTCCTGTCAGGAGGGTGGCCCTTTGTTCGGCCCGCTGGGGAGCGGCGGCAGGCCGGAACCCGTGCCGTATGATGGACTTTATGCCGCGCCGCCCTGCCCGCACCGCCCAGAAGACCCGCCGCCCCCAGCGCTCCGCGCCGCGTGGCAATCCCGCCGACTGGCCGCTGTACGAGGCCGAGGTGCTGCGTGGCCTGGAGGAAGTGGCCCGCACCGAGCTGGGCACCATTCGCGGGCTGGATGTGGTGGCCGCCGGCGACGAGGCCGTGCGCTTCCGTTACGGCGGCGACCCGGACCGCCTGGGCCGCCTGCGCAGCGTGGTGGCGGTCTACGCTGTGCGTGTCTGGGACGTGCCCCGGCCACGCGGCCTGCTGGGGCACCAGCAGCTGGGCGAGCTGACGGCCTGGCTGCGCGGCGTGGTGGCTGCAGGCGGGCATCGCTCGCTGCGCGTGTCGGCGGCGGGGCGGGACAGCGAAGTGATGGAGCGCCTGACGGCCGAGATGGCCGGGGCGCTGGGGCTGCCGCACCAGCCTGAGGACGGCGAACTGCGGCTGCGGCTGCGGCCGGCGGCCGGCGGGACCGGCTGGGAGGTGCTGGCCCGGCTGACGCCCAAGCCGCTGTCGGCCCGCGACTGGCGGGTGTGCAACCGCGAGGGCGGCCTGAACGCGTCTATCGCTTACGGGGCACTGGCGCTGGCGGGCCTGCGGGCCTCGGACCGCATCTTCAATCCCATGTGCGGCAGCGGCACCCTGCTGGTTGAGCGCGCCCTGATGGGGCCGTACGAGGCGATGGTAGGCGTAGACATCGACGCTGGAGCGGTGGCCTGCGCCCGCAGCAACCTGAAGGCTGCTGGCCGCGATGTGGAGGTGGCGCAGGTGGATGCGCTCAGCACGGGCCTGCCGCCGCGCTCCTTCGACCTGATTCTGGCCGACCTGCCCTGGGGCGACGATATCGGCACCCACGGCGGCAACGCCGAGCTGTACCCCGCTTTCCTGAACGAGATGCACCGGCTGTGCTCCAGGGGCGGCCGGATGGTGGTGATTACCCACGAACTGCGGCTGTTCGAGCGGGTGCTGGCCGACTCGCCCTGGCAGGGCCGCGAACTGGCGCAGGTGTACAGCGGCGGTCACCATCCCAAGATGTATCTGCTGACCCGCGGATAAGGGTTGCGGCGCCAACCGTTTTGCAGCGGTGAGACACAGGCGAACGGGAGCTGCAAGGCTGCAGAGCAGCAGAGAGCATACGTGCTGCGCGGCATGGAGGAGCGTGGAGCGTTGTTCGCAGGAGGCCGCCACCCGGGTGCCGTCCGTGTGAGTGAACTGCGGACCGGGCCAGCGGCAGGCGCGGGGGGACAATTCGCGGGCAAAGCCCCTCTAGACTGCCCCTATGACGACCGGCTCCATGATTCCCCACCCAGCCCGGCCCGCCCGGCGGCGCGGCGTGCTGCTGCCGCTGCTGCTCCTGCCCGGCCTGCTGGTGGGCTGCCAGGCTCCAACGCAGGAAACGTCCACTTCTACCTCTTCCCAGATGTCCCAGGGTTCCCAGGTCACCACCTCCGAGACCAGCACTCCCCAGGACAGCGCTTCCGAGGCCAGCACTGCTCACACCAGCACCGACGCCAGTGCACATGCCGGCCACGACATGGCGTCTGCAGCCACGGCGTCTGCTTCTGCGGCGGCCGAGGCTGACAGCGCGGGTGCCCTGCCGCTGGAGGTGAAAGCCGCTACCGTGACGGCTGTGCCGCCCGGCCTGACCGACACGGCCGCCTACATCACGCTGCACAACCCCACAGATGCGGACATCGTGCTGGTAGGGGCGGCGACCCCCGCCGCCGGGCACGCGATGCTGATGCAGACCGTGACCACCGACGCCAGCGGCACCAGCATAAGCGGCATGGTGGAGGTGCCCAGCCTGACGGTGCCGGCGGGCGGCGAGCTGAGCATGTCTTCGGCCGGCGACCATGTGATGCTGATGGGCCTGACTGGAGCGCTGAAAGAGGGGAGCAGCCTGCCGCTGACCCTGGAGGCAGAGGACGGCCGCACGCTGAACCTGAGCGCCGAGGTGCAGCGCCCATGATTCCTGGTGCGGCGCCCGAGTCGCCGGCCCCCCCGGCCCGGCCCTGGCAGCGCTCGGCCCTGCTGGCGCTGGCGGCGGTGGCGCTGGTGCTGGGCGTGGCCTGGGCAGTGGCCCGCTCGCAGAGCGCCTATCCCTTTTACGGCTCGGTGATCAACCGGCCGGAGCCGGCGCTGGCCTTCTCGGGCACCGACGGCCACGGCCAGCCCTGGACCCTGCAGCCGCGCGGCCGGCAGACGTTGCTGTTTTTCGGGTTCACCCACTGTCCCGACATCTGCCCGCTGACGCTGAAATACCTGGGCGAGATGCGGGCGCGCATGACTCCCGAGGAGCGGGACCAGGTGCAGGTGGTGTTCGTATCGGTGGACCCGGAGCGCGACACTCCCGAGCGAATCCGCGAGTACGTGGAATACTTCGGGGAAGGCACCGGCGTGCGCGTGCCCGAGCCTGAGCTGAGCCGGGTGGCGCAGGCTTACGGCGTGGCCTACGGCCAGGTGCCGGTGGACGGCCCGCTGAAATACCAGATCAACCACACCACGGCCACCTACCTGATAGACGCCAGCGGCTACACCCGCGTGATGTGGGACTACACCCAGCTGCCGGACGTGGACCGCATCTTGCGCGACGTGCGCTACGTGATGAACCACCCGCGTGAGCCGCAGGCTGCCCGCCCCACGCCGGCACCGGAGCTGTTCACGGCGGCCCGGCTTGCCCCCTCTCAGGCGGTGACCCCATGAACCTCAATCCTTCCGCAGCCGACCTGCTCACGCTGACCTTCAACCCCGCCGTATGGGGGCTGTTGGTCCTGGCGGCCGCCCTCTATTTTCGGCCGTTTCTCCAGGCCCGCCGCACGCCGCAGGGCCGGCAGAACTGGCCGGTGTGGAAAGCCGTGCTGTTCGTGCTGGCCCTGCTAAGTGCCCTGTGGGCGCTGGATTCGAGCGCAGCGGTGTACACCCTGAACTCCATGGCGCTGTACATGGTGCGGCTGATGGTGCTGGCCGAACTGGTGCCGCCGCTGCTGCTGCTGAGCCTGCCGCGCGGTACCGCGCTGGCCCCGCGCTCGGTGCCCGGCCGCCTGCTGAGCGTGCTGCTCGACCCTTGGGTGGCTTTCGCCGTGTGGACCGCCGTCATTCTGTTCTGGAATATCCCGGCCGGGTTCAACGCCAGCATCGTGACCAATACAGCGTCCATCCTGCTGCCGGCGCTGTACCTCATCAGCGGCACCATGATCTGGGGGGCCATGCTGCGGCCCTTTCCCACCATCCAGCCGGGCACCTTCGGCAAGCGGGGCTGGTTCGGCTTTCTGGCGGCCCTGCCGATGATGTCCATCGCCGCGTGGTGGCTGTACGCCCGCGAGGTGCTGTATCAGCCCTATGTGGGCGCAGTGTGCCTGTGGAACCTCACCCCGCTGCAAAATCAGCAGATCAGCGGCTGGATCATGATGCTGGCCGGCCTGCCCGCGCTGGGCCTGGCCGTGCTGCAGCTGATGGCCTGGCTGATTGAGGTGTCGGACGGGGGCGGGCAAAAGCCGCAGCCCCGCTCCTGACGTCACGCCGCCTGGGGCGTCGCTGCGGAGCCGGGTCCGGGCTTTCCTGCTCTTCCTGCTCTCCCGGCAACCAGCATGAGGAATCGTTCAGTGGCCTGTCAGGCGCCCGGCAGGTTCCTTTGCCTATGATGGGAAGCACCTATGAATATCGAAGAACTGTTTCGCAGTCGGTTTGGCCCTGAGAGTGCCCGTGAGCTGGGGCAGGTGCTGGGGCTGGAGTCCGAGCAGGCCGCCCGGCTGCTGGACCGTGCGGTGCGCTCGCAGCTGGAAGCCGTGGCCCAGCAGGCCAAGAGCGAGGCCGGCCGCGCCCAGGTGCTGGACGCGATCGCCAACCTGCCCCGCTTCCGCGACGTGTCTCACGCCCTGACCGAGCAGGGGGGCGCCGCCTCGCTGCAACTGGCCGGCGAACTGCTCAGCCCGGCCCTGCTGGGTCACGACCAGACCGACCTGGCTGGACAGCTGTCGCGGGTGGAAGGCGCGCCGCAGCCCTCTATCACCGCCCTGATGAACATGTCCCTGCCGCTGCTGCTGAGCTTCATTGGTCAGGCCGGCGTGAATGGGGGCAACATTACCCAGGTGATGTCCACCATCCGCGCCAGTGGTGTGCGGCCCCGTTCGGCTGGCGGCTCTTACGTGTCGCGCGCTGCTGCCGCCAACGCCCCGCAGTTCGTAGACGGAGGACAGGGGCAAGCTGCCGGTGAGATAAAAAAGTCCCCTGAGCCAGCTTCTGCACCGGCCCCTACGCCGGTTTCCGGTCAGGCCCCGGCTGCCCAGGCGGAGGCCGGCCAACCTGAACCCGAGCTGGCCCAGGACACCGACTACTCCAAGTCCAGCGTGGTCTCGGCCCTGCTGGACGGCGCGGAAGTGCCCGAGCCGGGAGCTGTGCAGCGGGAGAGCCAGCCCCAGGCCCCGGCCGCTTCCCTGAAGGAGAACCCCTACCGCTCGGAAGAAGAGGCCCAGGACGCCGCTCCTCAACCTGAACCCGAGTTGGCCCAGGACACCGACTATTCCAAGTCCAGCGTGGTCTCGGCCTTGCTGGACGGAGCAGAAGCCCCGGCAGCCGCCGCCCAGCCGGCTCAGCCGCAGGCAGATAAGCCCCAGCCCACTGCCCCCCAGCCCGGCGCCACTCAGTCCAGCGCTGCGCAGGCGACCCAACCGCAGGCAGTGCCCGCTCAGACTCAGCCGGCTCCCTCTAGTCCGGCCAGCTCCAGTCCGGCCGCCTCGCCCGCAGCGCTGGCTGCTGCCGCCGCTGCCGCCGGTGTGGGTGCCGGTGCCGTGCGTCCGGCCGCGCCTCAGGCCCAGCCGGCAGGCAGCCCCTGGAAATCTGCCCAGCCGGTGGTGATCGGCGCTCAGCCTTCTGTCACGGCGGCGCGCGCTGCTCAGCCCAGTGCCGCTGCGGCCGCCACTCCCACGCTGGCTTCCGCAAGCGGCCAGGACTTGCCTCTCACCGCTGACAGCCTGGTCAGCTACTTCCGCGAGCAGTTCTCGGCACAGGACGTGGGCGCCCTGGCCGAAGCGGCCGGGTTCGGCCGGCGCGACGCGGGCCGGGCGGTGCAGGGTACCGCCGCCGTGCTGCTCAGCGCCCTGGCCCAGAAGGGCCGCGACCAAAGTGGCGCCGCCGAACTGCTGGCCCTGAGCGGTGATTTTGGCCGCGTGGCCGAAGGTGAGCAGCTGAACACCGCCCTGCTGGGCAACCGCGCCGAGCTGGGGGCTTTGGAGGTGCGCGGCCTGAGCGTGCTGGACCGCCTGCTGGACAATCCCGGCCAGGTGGGCGGCCGCCTGGGCACGGCGCTGGGGACTTCCGGTGAGCAGGCCGGCCGCCTGCTGGCCTTGCTGACCCCCTTCGTTCTGGGCCTGCTGGGCAGCCGCGCCCGTGGTGCCGGCCTGGACGCTGCCGGCCTCAGCCGCGTGCTGGGT is a genomic window of Deinococcus proteolyticus MRP containing:
- a CDS encoding Glu/Leu/Phe/Val family dehydrogenase; the encoded protein is MTTDSKPAQPQAPQPAAAKPALHDLPSYLDPNNIGPYEIFLEQVDRVTPYLGNLAYWVETLKRPKRILVVDVPIHLDDGSVAHFEGYRVQHNTSRGPAKGGIRYHQDVNLSEVMALSAWMTIKNAAVNVPYGGGKGGIRIDPRKYSQGELERLTRRFTTEIGLIIGPEKDIPAPDVNTNPQIMAWMMDTYSMNVGRTATGVVTGKPISLGGSLGRSDATGRGVFVTGAEAMKKLGIDMEGARVAVQGFGNVGNAAARIFHDHGAKVVAIQDVTGTVYSAAGIDPYKAMEHLAATGKITGLDGTDELSREEFWTVDCDVLIPAALEKQITEANADQIKAKLIVEGANGPTIPVADDILAGRGVTVVPDVLANAGGVTVSYFEWVQDFSSFFWTEDEINQRLDRIMTDAFLSLWDVKERHGVTLRTAAYIVACTRVLEARALRGLYP
- a CDS encoding Glu/Leu/Phe/Val family dehydrogenase, with protein sequence MRVSGLNWQGLMEQLQEALPYCEVTDHTLAYFRYPRRSVKVNLPVKMDDGQVRVFTGYRAVHSNARGPSIGGVRFREGLTRHECEVLAAIMTLKAAVADLPLGGAKGGVDVDPASLSAHELEGLTRRYTSELVELLGPNEDILAPDVGTDSQNMAWIFDAFNEGRGTSISGMVVGKPIALGGSYGSKDARGQSAAMVTARALENDGTGVKNARVAVFGYGDVGSKAARLLREQGALVVAVSDRDGAVYASSGLDLDALAAWREQTGSVCGFGLDITGEELLELDVDALILAYDFGTVNAGNAHTVRARYLVEATNRAVLPEAERYLRSKDIHVLPDLVASIGGVVVNYVEWVQSHTNFFWTESEIEKVVEGHINRALDEVLELMNRHGTEMRTAAYTLALSRIAGATEMRGVYP
- a CDS encoding polyprenyl synthetase family protein gives rise to the protein MNQPSVPPRPAAPVASAASADSLSAGLPPAFEQRLREVLRSEVEFIELIGEDLVAAGGKRLRPLVTLLSAQALQVGAPEDAGGHHGDALALAICIELLHSASLLHDDLIDDADTRRGQEAAFRRYGNVVSVMSGDFMLARLLMLLSELPAAARLTRAFGEVASVICEGEVLQFQVAAYGNPTPEQYSRIIYGKTAALLELAAAAPALLLGASAAQEQALRQYGRELGMAFQIRDDLLDLLGREEDLGKPVGSDLREGKATFAVLQLLDTPAGEEVRAILLRRAAHGGDLARVQALCAEYGAAEAGWREVARRLELARAALLDLPASPARQELETLLDRLALPV
- a CDS encoding methyltransferase domain-containing protein; translation: MPRRPARTAQKTRRPQRSAPRGNPADWPLYEAEVLRGLEEVARTELGTIRGLDVVAAGDEAVRFRYGGDPDRLGRLRSVVAVYAVRVWDVPRPRGLLGHQQLGELTAWLRGVVAAGGHRSLRVSAAGRDSEVMERLTAEMAGALGLPHQPEDGELRLRLRPAAGGTGWEVLARLTPKPLSARDWRVCNREGGLNASIAYGALALAGLRASDRIFNPMCGSGTLLVERALMGPYEAMVGVDIDAGAVACARSNLKAAGRDVEVAQVDALSTGLPPRSFDLILADLPWGDDIGTHGGNAELYPAFLNEMHRLCSRGGRMVVITHELRLFERVLADSPWQGRELAQVYSGGHHPKMYLLTRG
- a CDS encoding copper chaperone PCu(A)C; this encodes MTTGSMIPHPARPARRRGVLLPLLLLPGLLVGCQAPTQETSTSTSSQMSQGSQVTTSETSTPQDSASEASTAHTSTDASAHAGHDMASAATASASAAAEADSAGALPLEVKAATVTAVPPGLTDTAAYITLHNPTDADIVLVGAATPAAGHAMLMQTVTTDASGTSISGMVEVPSLTVPAGGELSMSSAGDHVMLMGLTGALKEGSSLPLTLEAEDGRTLNLSAEVQRP
- a CDS encoding SCO family protein, which codes for MIPGAAPESPAPPARPWQRSALLALAAVALVLGVAWAVARSQSAYPFYGSVINRPEPALAFSGTDGHGQPWTLQPRGRQTLLFFGFTHCPDICPLTLKYLGEMRARMTPEERDQVQVVFVSVDPERDTPERIREYVEYFGEGTGVRVPEPELSRVAQAYGVAYGQVPVDGPLKYQINHTTATYLIDASGYTRVMWDYTQLPDVDRILRDVRYVMNHPREPQAARPTPAPELFTAARLAPSQAVTP
- a CDS encoding cytochrome c oxidase assembly protein, giving the protein MNLNPSAADLLTLTFNPAVWGLLVLAAALYFRPFLQARRTPQGRQNWPVWKAVLFVLALLSALWALDSSAAVYTLNSMALYMVRLMVLAELVPPLLLLSLPRGTALAPRSVPGRLLSVLLDPWVAFAVWTAVILFWNIPAGFNASIVTNTASILLPALYLISGTMIWGAMLRPFPTIQPGTFGKRGWFGFLAALPMMSIAAWWLYAREVLYQPYVGAVCLWNLTPLQNQQISGWIMMLAGLPALGLAVLQLMAWLIEVSDGGGQKPQPRS
- a CDS encoding DUF937 domain-containing protein codes for the protein MNIEELFRSRFGPESARELGQVLGLESEQAARLLDRAVRSQLEAVAQQAKSEAGRAQVLDAIANLPRFRDVSHALTEQGGAASLQLAGELLSPALLGHDQTDLAGQLSRVEGAPQPSITALMNMSLPLLLSFIGQAGVNGGNITQVMSTIRASGVRPRSAGGSYVSRAAAANAPQFVDGGQGQAAGEIKKSPEPASAPAPTPVSGQAPAAQAEAGQPEPELAQDTDYSKSSVVSALLDGAEVPEPGAVQRESQPQAPAASLKENPYRSEEEAQDAAPQPEPELAQDTDYSKSSVVSALLDGAEAPAAAAQPAQPQADKPQPTAPQPGATQSSAAQATQPQAVPAQTQPAPSSPASSSPAASPAALAAAAAAAGVGAGAVRPAAPQAQPAGSPWKSAQPVVIGAQPSVTAARAAQPSAAAAATPTLASASGQDLPLTADSLVSYFREQFSAQDVGALAEAAGFGRRDAGRAVQGTAAVLLSALAQKGRDQSGAAELLALSGDFGRVAEGEQLNTALLGNRAELGALEVRGLSVLDRLLDNPGQVGGRLGTALGTSGEQAGRLLALLTPFVLGLLGSRARGAGLDAAGLSRVLGGLDAGRLESLLPEDLGVLKSLLGTQLFGAAPRERATLLETKQAKAAPVPVAAPAGETVVAAQPAPVQPMTPEPPHPVAPAQPERRGGFPWWLLLLLLAGLAWYLTQNRSEQPLPAPTEQTQIQTAPATTPTTGTFTVTEPAAGSSVAASGFTLSGTAEPSASYRLLQDGTEVGTFTSDADGRWSADVAAAPAGEHTYSVQTEGGAEVISLPLTLE